The genome window GTTTTGATCAAACGATGAATTATAATTTAAAATTTGATGTTCCTGTTAAATACTTAGGAAAAGAAGTGACAAATTTAGTGGCAAAATTAACCCCTGCCGACCAAAAACAGATTACAAGTATTCCGGTTACAGGATTGATGACTGGTAACTTCACGCAACCTAAATTTAATTCCGATTTAAAACAATCTACTACTAATTTAACCACACAGTTGGTTAAAATGCAGAAAGACAAATTGGTTAATCAAGGAACTTCTGCCTTGAGCAATTTAATTAACGGAACAAAAGGAAATAACTCTGGAACTACAACAGCTACAGACACTACTAAAACTAAATCTACTCCTAAAGAAGAAATTAAAAACACCATTAAAGACAAAGCTGGTGCAATAAAAAATTTATTTGGCGGCAAGAAAAAAGAAGAATAAACAACAAATAACAACATAAACCCTTTCAATTGAAAGGGTTTTCTGTTATAAGCTCATCTTCACCACATAACCTTCATAAGTTCTAACATTAAAAACGGTTCCATCTTCAAAAAAAGTAAAAACCGTAACATTTTTACGGTAAAACCGTAAAATCAGATTATTTTTAATACCGATTTTTGTGTAAATTTTTTAATTATACAAAAATGAAACAAAAAATAACTAAATTTTCGCAAGGGAACAGCCCTCCAAAAAGAAAAATTAACTTTACATTTTTAATATTTAACACATTACAAACATGAAGACAATTCAATTATTTATCACTATTGCATTATTATCATTTTTAACAACTAACGCTCAAATTACAAAAGGGAATTGGATGGTTGGAGGCACTGGAAGCTTCACAAATTATAAAAGTACTTTTCAAAGCGGTAATACCGAAATTAGTCAAACAGGGAGTGCATTAAATATTTCTCCAAATTTAGGCTACTTTATTGTAGATAATGTTGTTCTTGGTTCTATTGTAAGTTTTAGCTTTTCAAATCCATCTGGTGACAACAATAATAGTCAAGGTTATGGTTTATCACCCTTTATTAGATATTACTTTAGAAAATCTGATAAAATGATTAACCCTTTTTTACAAACGGGTTATAGTTTAAGTAAAGGTAAAAGTGATTCAGGGGGATCAAATAAAAGCACTGGATATACAATTAAAGGAGGTTCAGCTATTTTTTTAAACAGTAGTGTTGCTCTTGAACTCTCGCTTAATTATGATTCATCAAAGTTTAATTCAGATGTAAAATCTAATAATTTTACAGTTGGAATTGGTTTTCAAATACATTTAGAGAAAAAATAAAAATCTTTTAAAAAACAATAAAATGAAAAACAAAATAAAGTTTTTAAAATTAGTTGTAATACTATTTTTTAGTTTTAATACTCATTCTCAAGTAACAGTAAGTGTACAAAATTTACAATATACAAATAATGGTCAACCTACTGTGTATCCATCAAATTGTGGGAATATAGATTTAGCATCAAGTATTAGCACATCATTATATTTAAGTATAAATTTAAGTAAACCTAATGGTCAAGTTGTTGGTTTAAGTGATTTGCGTGTTTATACTCAGAAATCCTCCTCAGACTCGAGAATTGAAAGAAGTTGGATACAAATTCAAGAATCATTTTGGAGTACATCAGAACCAAGTACCTATCTTACAACTGCTAATTTCTCAATAAATTCTTCCGATTTTAATACTTCTGGTGGTACTTTATTTGTAGTTTTTAAGTCAAGTGGAAATGTTGAATATCAAACTGCTTGTAGCTTTACAATTACCAAAACCCCTCCTCCGTCATTTTCATTATCACCTTCAACAGTAAGTTTAGGTTGTGGTGATACAAGCCTAAGAACATTTACTATTACTCCAGCAAATATTCCAAGTGGGGCAAATGTAACTTATAGTTGGAATCATCCAGGTTGGACATTAGTTAGTTCAACAGCTACTTCTAGAACTTTACAACCAAATTCTACTAATAATTTACCTTCAAATGTAACCGTAACCCCAAGTATTAATAGTGTTACTCAAGCTACTAAAACTTGCGTTGTCAGCCGTGCTCCTTTTAATACAAACACACTTTCAATTTCGGGTAATAATTATGTTTGTGATACTGGTATTTATTCCATAAACAATCTACCAAGTAGTGTAGTTATTCAATCTGTTACATCATCAAATAATAATATTGCAACAGTTAGTTTAACTGGTACTAATGAAATTTTAGTTACAAAAGTTTCAGATGGTATTGTTTCTATTTCTGCTACTGTTCAAAATACTTGTAATCAAATAGCAACGATTTCTAAAGAAAATATACAAATTGGAATTCCTAGTAATGTAAACGATGCCGTTATTTCAGGTTCTAGTTCTGTTTGTTCAAATCAGTATTATACTTACACAATCACAGAAGCAAGTCATCCTTGTATAACCACTTTTAATTGGGATGTTTCTCCAAACTTGCAAATAATTTCTCAAAATTCAAATAGTGTAACTGTAATTAAAAATCCATCTGACAATCAAAATTCGGGTTACATTTCATATACTATTCCAAATACAAATGTTGAAATTAGAAAAGGAGTTTGGGTTGGTTTACCTGAAAATTCAGGATTAAACATACTTAAAATTGGTTCTTATGATTTTTATGCTGGTAGTTGGACAACTCTAAAGGCAACTTATAGCGCACTTATTTACCCTGAAAGTGGAAATTATAATTTAACTTACGAATGGATAATCCCTAATAGCTATGTGAGAAATTATACCGACACTGCTTACAAAGATGTAAATCCAAGGAGTAGTGATCAATTAAATATTGGCATAAGAGCATGGAATGAATGCGGTTGCACAGATTGGTTTTATAAATTATTTGACGTAATTAGTGCAGGTACAGGTGGAGGAGGCACAGGTGGAGGAAATGTATTAACACCTGCCAATTAACTCATACTTATATTTAATCTTAATTTTCTATAGCGACTTTCGTTTAATTGAAAGTCGCTATTATCATTTTTGTTTTTTATTAAAGAAATTAATATTCTACAAGCTCATCTTCACCACATAACCTTCATAAGTTCTAACATTAAAAACGGTTCCATCTTCAAATAGCAGATATTGACCTTTAATGCCGGTTAGCGTTCCAGAGAAGTTTGGTGTTTTATCTAAATTCAAACTCGTAATTTTTTTAGGATATTGCAATACTGGAAAATCTAGTTGGATAATTTTTTCTTCTTTTGGAAAATAGTCTTTTACTTCAGTTGGCAACCAATCGAAAACTTTATTTC of Flavobacterium channae contains these proteins:
- a CDS encoding outer membrane beta-barrel protein encodes the protein MKTIQLFITIALLSFLTTNAQITKGNWMVGGTGSFTNYKSTFQSGNTEISQTGSALNISPNLGYFIVDNVVLGSIVSFSFSNPSGDNNNSQGYGLSPFIRYYFRKSDKMINPFLQTGYSLSKGKSDSGGSNKSTGYTIKGGSAIFLNSSVALELSLNYDSSKFNSDVKSNNFTVGIGFQIHLEKK
- a CDS encoding Ig-like domain-containing protein — encoded protein: MKNKIKFLKLVVILFFSFNTHSQVTVSVQNLQYTNNGQPTVYPSNCGNIDLASSISTSLYLSINLSKPNGQVVGLSDLRVYTQKSSSDSRIERSWIQIQESFWSTSEPSTYLTTANFSINSSDFNTSGGTLFVVFKSSGNVEYQTACSFTITKTPPPSFSLSPSTVSLGCGDTSLRTFTITPANIPSGANVTYSWNHPGWTLVSSTATSRTLQPNSTNNLPSNVTVTPSINSVTQATKTCVVSRAPFNTNTLSISGNNYVCDTGIYSINNLPSSVVIQSVTSSNNNIATVSLTGTNEILVTKVSDGIVSISATVQNTCNQIATISKENIQIGIPSNVNDAVISGSSSVCSNQYYTYTITEASHPCITTFNWDVSPNLQIISQNSNSVTVIKNPSDNQNSGYISYTIPNTNVEIRKGVWVGLPENSGLNILKIGSYDFYAGSWTTLKATYSALIYPESGNYNLTYEWIIPNSYVRNYTDTAYKDVNPRSSDQLNIGIRAWNECGCTDWFYKLFDVISAGTGGGGTGGGNVLTPAN